From a single Rhodothermales bacterium genomic region:
- a CDS encoding VTC domain-containing protein encodes MFTAKLPSSLLPGVETRPAAVEHAEPRYERKLVAEGLARPEIEAILRVNHGLFRPIYAGRHVNNIYLDDPTRSSYRQTVEGVMNRMKIRIRWYGPLFGRVAAPRLEFKIKHGLTGRKELIALPAFDFAAEWPPDWTDAIAARLPEPYRLRLQWVEPALVNRYYRTYYLSADRRFRITVDTDLTFHGASPRGLDPLRRAVDTGRSIVEIKYAVEDAADADRIAGAFPFRISRYSKYANGLDFVGLR; translated from the coding sequence ATGTTTACGGCAAAGCTTCCGAGTAGCCTCCTCCCCGGCGTCGAGACCCGGCCGGCGGCGGTCGAACACGCTGAACCGCGCTACGAACGCAAACTCGTCGCCGAAGGGCTCGCGCGCCCGGAGATCGAGGCCATCCTGCGCGTCAATCACGGGCTCTTCCGCCCGATCTACGCCGGCCGGCACGTCAACAACATCTACCTCGACGACCCGACCCGTTCGAGCTACCGGCAGACCGTCGAAGGCGTCATGAACCGGATGAAGATCCGGATCCGCTGGTACGGTCCGCTCTTCGGCCGCGTCGCCGCGCCCCGGCTCGAGTTCAAGATCAAACACGGGCTCACCGGCCGCAAGGAACTGATCGCGTTGCCCGCCTTCGATTTCGCCGCGGAATGGCCGCCGGACTGGACCGACGCGATCGCGGCGCGACTTCCCGAGCCCTACCGCCTGCGGCTGCAGTGGGTGGAGCCGGCGCTCGTCAACCGGTACTACCGCACCTACTACCTGTCGGCCGACCGGCGCTTCCGCATCACGGTCGACACCGACCTCACCTTCCACGGCGCGTCTCCCCGAGGCCTGGACCCGCTCCGCCGCGCCGTCGACACCGGGCGCTCTATCGTGGAGATCAAATATGCCGTCGAAGACGCGGCGGACGCCGACCGGATCGCCGGGGCGTTCCCCTTCCGGATCTCGCGGTACTCGAAGTACGCGAACGGTCTGGATTTCGTCGGGCTGCGCTAG